A window of the Budorcas taxicolor isolate Tak-1 chromosome 8, Takin1.1, whole genome shotgun sequence genome harbors these coding sequences:
- the TRMO gene encoding tRNA (adenine(37)-N6)-methyltransferase isoform X1, producing MRDLKESGSRATATPCGCVKPALETGNLLTEPIGYLESCFSAKNGTPRQPSICSHSRACLRIRKSIFNNPEHSLMGLEQFSHVWILFVFHKNGHLSCKAKVQPPRLNGAKTGVFSTRSPHRPNAIGLTLAKLERVEGGAVYLSGIDMIHGTPVLDIKPYIADYDSPQNLIESSGDFTLQNNQHKLKTVSQSEGKTDNCDWQQLSGYKESQPSHCTREKLKCPEHRTSGENNAESDDAANTQQSSPEPREIAAELGEESGPRVAQEQSGPHSQEKSPSEEQEDGRLKRGEEAVVPEGHGPEMSPKAPSGVAGAAHCSVVPAWVREAPVANLEVRFTPHAEMDLEHLSSGEPGVGQASFKYFQSAEEARHAIEAVLSADPRSVYRRKLCQDRLFYFTVDTAHVTCWFGDGFAEVLRIKPASEPVEMSKPAESPVSLGL from the exons ATGCGCGACTTGAAAGAGTCCGGGTCTCGCGCCACAGCGACCCCGTGCGGGTGTGTGAAGCCGGCTCTGGAGACAG GGAATCTTTTAACTGAGCCAATTGGTTACCTGGAATCCTGTTTCTCAGCCAAGAATGGTACTCCAAGGCAGCCATCCATTTGTAGCCATTCACGGGCTTGTTTGAGGATTAGAAAAAGCATCTTTAATAATCCTGAACATTCCTTGATGGGCTTAGAACAGTTTTCTCATGTTTG gattttgtttgtttttcacaaaaATGGTCATTTGAGCTGTAAGGCAAAAGTACAGCCTCCTAGGCTGAATGGTGCAAAGACTGGCGTTTTCTCTACAAGGAGCCCACATCGTCCCAATGCAATAGGACTGACCCTGGCCAAACTGGAAAGAGTAGAAG GTGGAGCTGTCTACCTTTCTGGAATTGACATGATTCATGGCACACCTGTACTAGACATAAAGCCCTACATAGCTGATTATGACTCACCGCAAAATTTGATTGAGTCTTCAGGGGACTTCACCTTACAGAATAACCAACATAAACTGAAAACCGTGTCCCAGTCTGAAGGCAAGACTGATAACTGTGACTGGCAACAGCTCTCAGGGTACAAGGAATCACAGCCCAGCCACTGCACTAGGGAGAAACTCAAATGTCCTGAACATAGAACTTCAGGGGAAAACAACGCGGAGTCTGATGACGCAGCAAACACCCAGCAAAGCTCCCCTGAGCCGAGGGAGATAGCAGCAGAGTTGGGTGAAGAATCCGGTCCCAGGGTGGCACAAGAGCAAAGTGGCCCACATAGCCAGGAGAAGAGCCCTTCAGAGGAGCAAGAAGATGGCAGGCTGAAGAGAGGGGAAGAAGCAGTGGTCCCAGAAGGACACGGCCCAGAGATGTCCCCCAAGGCTCCTTCTGGGGTGGCCGGtgcagcccactgcagtgtgGTCCCTGCCTGGGTGAGAGAGGCCCCTGTGGCCAACCTGGAAGTCCGGTTTACTCCTCACGCAGAGATGGACCTTGAGCACCTCAGCTCAGGTGAACCAG GTGTTGGTCAGGCTTCATTTAAATACTTTCAGTCAGCGGAGGAAGCAAGGCATGCCATCGAGGCTGTGCTGTCAGCTGATCCTCGGTCTGTATATCGACGGAAGCTCTGCCAAGATCgtcttttttactttacagtagaCACAGCGCACGTCACATGCTGGTTTGGTGATGGTTTTGCAGAAGTCCTAAGGATCAAGCCAGCTTCTGAGCCTGTTGAGATGAGCAAGCCTGCGGAGTCCCCAGTGTCTTTGGGGTTGTGA
- the TRMO gene encoding tRNA (adenine(37)-N6)-methyltransferase isoform X2, which yields MRDLKESGSRATATPCGCVKPALETGNLLTEPIGYLESCFSAKNGTPRQPSICSHSRACLRIRKSIFNNPEHSLMGLEQFSHVWILFVFHKNGHLSCKAKVQPPRLNGAKTGVFSTRSPHRPNAIGLTLAKLERVEGGAVYLSGIDMIHGTPVLDIKPYIADYDSPQNLIESSGDFTLQNNQHKLKTVSQSEGKTDNCDWQQLSGYKESQPSHCTREKLKCPEHRTSGENNAESDDAANTQQSSPEPREIAAELGEESGPRVAQEQSGPHSQEKSPSEEQEDGRLKRGEEAVVPEGHGPEMSPKAPSGVAGAAHCSVVPAWVREAPVANLEVRFTPHAEMDLEHLSSGEPVDTAHVTCWFGDGFAEVLRIKPASEPVEMSKPAESPVSLGL from the exons ATGCGCGACTTGAAAGAGTCCGGGTCTCGCGCCACAGCGACCCCGTGCGGGTGTGTGAAGCCGGCTCTGGAGACAG GGAATCTTTTAACTGAGCCAATTGGTTACCTGGAATCCTGTTTCTCAGCCAAGAATGGTACTCCAAGGCAGCCATCCATTTGTAGCCATTCACGGGCTTGTTTGAGGATTAGAAAAAGCATCTTTAATAATCCTGAACATTCCTTGATGGGCTTAGAACAGTTTTCTCATGTTTG gattttgtttgtttttcacaaaaATGGTCATTTGAGCTGTAAGGCAAAAGTACAGCCTCCTAGGCTGAATGGTGCAAAGACTGGCGTTTTCTCTACAAGGAGCCCACATCGTCCCAATGCAATAGGACTGACCCTGGCCAAACTGGAAAGAGTAGAAG GTGGAGCTGTCTACCTTTCTGGAATTGACATGATTCATGGCACACCTGTACTAGACATAAAGCCCTACATAGCTGATTATGACTCACCGCAAAATTTGATTGAGTCTTCAGGGGACTTCACCTTACAGAATAACCAACATAAACTGAAAACCGTGTCCCAGTCTGAAGGCAAGACTGATAACTGTGACTGGCAACAGCTCTCAGGGTACAAGGAATCACAGCCCAGCCACTGCACTAGGGAGAAACTCAAATGTCCTGAACATAGAACTTCAGGGGAAAACAACGCGGAGTCTGATGACGCAGCAAACACCCAGCAAAGCTCCCCTGAGCCGAGGGAGATAGCAGCAGAGTTGGGTGAAGAATCCGGTCCCAGGGTGGCACAAGAGCAAAGTGGCCCACATAGCCAGGAGAAGAGCCCTTCAGAGGAGCAAGAAGATGGCAGGCTGAAGAGAGGGGAAGAAGCAGTGGTCCCAGAAGGACACGGCCCAGAGATGTCCCCCAAGGCTCCTTCTGGGGTGGCCGGtgcagcccactgcagtgtgGTCCCTGCCTGGGTGAGAGAGGCCCCTGTGGCCAACCTGGAAGTCCGGTTTACTCCTCACGCAGAGATGGACCTTGAGCACCTCAGCTCAGGTGAACCAG tagaCACAGCGCACGTCACATGCTGGTTTGGTGATGGTTTTGCAGAAGTCCTAAGGATCAAGCCAGCTTCTGAGCCTGTTGAGATGAGCAAGCCTGCGGAGTCCCCAGTGTCTTTGGGGTTGTGA
- the TRMO gene encoding tRNA (adenine(37)-N6)-methyltransferase isoform X3 codes for MRDLKESGSRATATPCGCVKPALETGNLLTEPIGYLESCFSAKNGTPRQPSICSHSRACLRIRKSIFNNPEHSLMGLEQFSHVWILFVFHKNGHLSCKAKVQPPRLNGAKTGVFSTRSPHRPNAIGLTLAKLERVEGGAVYLSGIDMIHGTPVLDIKPYIADYDSPQNLIESSGDFTLQNNQHKLKTVSQSEGKTDNCDWQQLSGYKESQPSHCTREKLKCPEHRTSGENNAESDDAANTQQSSPEPREIAAELGEESGPRVAQEQSGPHSQEKSPSEEQEDGRLKRGEEAVVPEGHGPEMSPKAPSGVAGAAHCSVVPAWVREAPVANLEVRFTPHAEMDLEHLSSGEPG; via the exons ATGCGCGACTTGAAAGAGTCCGGGTCTCGCGCCACAGCGACCCCGTGCGGGTGTGTGAAGCCGGCTCTGGAGACAG GGAATCTTTTAACTGAGCCAATTGGTTACCTGGAATCCTGTTTCTCAGCCAAGAATGGTACTCCAAGGCAGCCATCCATTTGTAGCCATTCACGGGCTTGTTTGAGGATTAGAAAAAGCATCTTTAATAATCCTGAACATTCCTTGATGGGCTTAGAACAGTTTTCTCATGTTTG gattttgtttgtttttcacaaaaATGGTCATTTGAGCTGTAAGGCAAAAGTACAGCCTCCTAGGCTGAATGGTGCAAAGACTGGCGTTTTCTCTACAAGGAGCCCACATCGTCCCAATGCAATAGGACTGACCCTGGCCAAACTGGAAAGAGTAGAAG GTGGAGCTGTCTACCTTTCTGGAATTGACATGATTCATGGCACACCTGTACTAGACATAAAGCCCTACATAGCTGATTATGACTCACCGCAAAATTTGATTGAGTCTTCAGGGGACTTCACCTTACAGAATAACCAACATAAACTGAAAACCGTGTCCCAGTCTGAAGGCAAGACTGATAACTGTGACTGGCAACAGCTCTCAGGGTACAAGGAATCACAGCCCAGCCACTGCACTAGGGAGAAACTCAAATGTCCTGAACATAGAACTTCAGGGGAAAACAACGCGGAGTCTGATGACGCAGCAAACACCCAGCAAAGCTCCCCTGAGCCGAGGGAGATAGCAGCAGAGTTGGGTGAAGAATCCGGTCCCAGGGTGGCACAAGAGCAAAGTGGCCCACATAGCCAGGAGAAGAGCCCTTCAGAGGAGCAAGAAGATGGCAGGCTGAAGAGAGGGGAAGAAGCAGTGGTCCCAGAAGGACACGGCCCAGAGATGTCCCCCAAGGCTCCTTCTGGGGTGGCCGGtgcagcccactgcagtgtgGTCCCTGCCTGGGTGAGAGAGGCCCCTGTGGCCAACCTGGAAGTCCGGTTTACTCCTCACGCAGAGATGGACCTTGAGCACCTCAGCTCAGGTGAACCAG GATAA
- the HEMGN gene encoding hemogen — translation MDLGKDQSLSKLHQTPDPRQEGTHVPEVIGTWSLRNREQLRKRKAEAQEKQTSQWQFREKKHKRQRTGKRNERGRKRQQNTEMKVELPSQLEREMMEKAPAPEEKEIEPPGSVTKALLPTVSPQRVAPEKPVSEVGQESVILQENSSEYQAIAVQNHPSEISQDRAESEDLSPKMCQEIAIFQDQPFKMFRDMAQPEDVSPKTCQEAIEAKVLSSKTSEDTTDLEERSLEAHPKPDVPKASTLETYQKRPEPEEPDSEPGQGIVGTESFVSNTQQEMAVPKELSTEIHQETVEPEDFSHKMYKGIAVSKAPSHKTTQETSVPEKYPPEMYQETPGSEEYSLEIYQETPGPEDGAPEIHQETAGPEAYAPEIYQETPGPEDLSTKTYKDKDVPKECFPKLYQEIGGPQDQDPKAHQEDAKDVYTSPQEMKENPKAEEPEIIEITNVPQESNPENDIYSYVLF, via the exons AAGTCATTGGAACTTGGAGTTTGCGAAACAGAGAGcaactcagaaaaagaaaagctgaagcACAAGAAAAGCAAACTTCACAATGGCAATTTCG AGAGAAAAAACACAAGCGGCAAAgaacagggaaaagaaatgaaagaggcagaaagagacaacaaaatacagaaatgaaGGTGGAGCTTCCATCACAACTAGAAAGGGAAATGATGGAGAAAGCACCAGCACCTGAAGAGAAAGAAATCGAGCCACCTGGGAGTGTGACCAAAGCTCTCCTTCCGACAGTGTCCCCACAAAGAGTTGCGCCCGAGAAACCTGTTTCTGAAGTAGGTCAAGAAAGTGTTATCCTTCAGGAAAATTCTTCTGAGTACCAAGCAATAGCGGTACAAAACCACCCTTCTGAAATAAGCCAAGATAGGGCTGAATCTGAAGACCTCTCCCCTAAAATGTGCCAAGAAATAGCTATATTTCAAGACCAGCCTTTCAAAATGTTCCGTGATATGGCTCAGCCTGAAGACGTCTCTCCTAAAACATGCCAAGAAGCCATTGAAGCCAAAGTCCTTTCTTCGAAAACATCTGAAGATACAACTGACCTGGAGGAACGCTCTCTTGAAGCACACCCCAAACCAGATGTGCCCAAAGCCTCCACTCTTGAAACATACCAGAAAAGACCTGAGCCTGAGGAACCCGATTCTGAACCAGGTCAAGGAATAGTTGGGACTGAAAGCTTTGTTTCTAACACACAGCAAGAAATGGCTGTGCCTAAAGAGCTTTCTACAGAAATACACCAGGAAACAGTTGAACCTGAAGACTTTTCTCATAAAATGTATAAAGGAATTGCTGTATCTAAAGCCCCCTCTCATAAAACAACCCAAGAAACATCTGTTCCTGAAAAATATCCCCCAGAAATGTACCAAGAAACACCTGGGTCTGAAGAATATTCACTTGAAATATACCAAGAAACACCAGGACCTGAAGATGGTGCACCTGAAATACACCAAGAAACAGCTGGACCTGAAGCCTATGCACCTGAAATTTACCAAGAAACACCTGGGCCTGAAGACCTCTCTACTAAGACATATAAAGACAAAGATGTTCCTAAAGAATGCTTTCCCAAACTATACCAGGAAATAGGTGGACCCCAAGACCAGGATCCTAAAGCACACCAGGAAGATGCTAAGGATGTTTATACTTCTCCTCAAG aaatgaaggaaaatcccaaagcagaagaaccagagataatAGAAATTACAAATGTGCCTCAGGAGAGTAACCCAGAAAATGACATCTATagttatgttttgttttaa